A DNA window from Christiangramia salexigens contains the following coding sequences:
- the aroC gene encoding chorismate synthase — translation MSGNSFGKIFKLTTFGESHGVAIGGIIDGCPAGLEIDTEKVQEDLNRRRPGQSAIVTQRKEPDTVEFLSGLFEGKSTGTPIGFTIKNANQKSKDYSHIKDTYRPSHADYTYDEKYGVRDYRGGGRSSARETASRVVAGSIAKQVLKDVQIIAFVSSVGKLELDKDFSELDYSEIEKNPVRCPDAATAAEMERYIKEVRADGDTVGGTVQCIIQNVPKGLGEPVFDKLHAELGKAMLSINAVKGFEYGSGFEGTKMRGSEHNDQFNKDGSTKTNLSGGIQGGISNGMDIYFKVAFKPVATLMQKQTTINSKGEEVDMQGKGRHDPCVVPRAVPIVESMAALVLADYLLQNKSSKI, via the coding sequence ATGTCCGGAAATTCCTTTGGTAAAATTTTTAAGTTAACCACCTTTGGTGAATCCCATGGGGTTGCTATAGGCGGAATTATAGACGGGTGTCCTGCTGGTCTTGAAATTGATACTGAAAAGGTTCAAGAGGATCTTAACAGACGTAGACCGGGTCAATCTGCAATTGTTACCCAAAGAAAGGAACCGGATACGGTAGAATTTCTCTCAGGTCTTTTTGAGGGTAAATCAACCGGAACACCTATTGGCTTCACGATTAAAAATGCCAATCAAAAATCCAAAGATTATTCGCATATAAAAGATACTTACAGACCTTCTCATGCAGATTATACCTATGATGAAAAGTATGGTGTGAGAGATTACAGAGGAGGAGGTAGATCTTCTGCGAGAGAGACGGCCTCCAGGGTAGTGGCCGGTAGTATTGCTAAACAGGTTTTAAAAGATGTACAAATAATTGCATTTGTATCCTCGGTAGGTAAGCTTGAGCTAGACAAAGATTTTTCTGAACTGGACTATAGCGAGATTGAAAAAAATCCCGTGCGCTGTCCTGATGCTGCTACTGCTGCAGAAATGGAAAGATATATCAAGGAAGTTAGGGCAGATGGTGATACTGTTGGCGGTACTGTACAATGTATTATTCAAAATGTCCCAAAGGGTCTAGGTGAACCTGTCTTCGATAAACTACACGCTGAGCTTGGTAAGGCAATGCTGTCCATAAACGCTGTTAAAGGTTTTGAATATGGAAGCGGCTTTGAAGGAACCAAAATGCGTGGTAGTGAACATAACGATCAGTTTAACAAAGATGGTTCAACCAAAACCAATTTAAGCGGTGGAATACAGGGTGGAATTTCCAATGGAATGGACATTTATTTTAAGGTTGCATTTAAACCTGTAGCTACTTTGATGCAAAAGCAAACCACTATCAATTCTAAAGGAGAAGAAGTAGATATGCAGGGTAAGGGAAGACACGATCCTTGTGTTGTGCCGAGGGCCGTGCCTATTGTGGAATCCATGGCAGCTTTAGTGCTCGCCGATTACTTATTACAGAATAAATCATCCAAAATCTAA
- a CDS encoding endonuclease MutS2 codes for MIKISSKSLEDLEFPAVCNQISEFCITGLGKEKALNIQPFPNYKKTVFGLDQTNEYFNSKTKDQPIPNHGFDAIQQEIKLLGIEGSVIEIGGFRKISAITETVNTHLKYFKKYSEDYPALSETVSHLEFDLSLLNQINAVIDKFGEMKDDASPLLQDLRRSINSVRSKINSSFNSALSTYNSYGYLDEIRESVMENVRVLAVKSMYRRKVKGGIMGNSKTGSIVYIQPEATYKYTRELNNLQYEEKEEVKRILKALTEFTRPYLETLKEYQELLSDLDVIAAKSKYAEKINGVLPKITKSRELQLKEAYHPLLYINNKKKGEKTFPQNIELAENNRIMVISGPNAGGKSITLKTVGLLQVMLQSGMLIPVHEYSRMCIFKKVLTDIGDNQSIENHLSTYSYRLKNMNRFLRKCDDKTLFLIDEFGTGSDPELGGALAETFLEVFYEKGSYGILTTHYANLKKLASELPDMSNANMMFDSRTLEPVYKLQTGEAGSSFTFEVAQKNGIPYSLINRSKKKVERGKICFDRSIAKLQKERSVLRKTTDSLKEKEDKAAAQKDKLEEVNSRIQQKLESYQELYDSNQRLIYLGQKINDISEKYFNNKKKKELIGEFLKLVEIENSKRKKENAKQQKAKKAKERKLKQEVEKKIKPIREKKQEEKKKENEIKKQEANKPKAKLKIGDLVRLEDGKAVGSIDSIEKGKAIVNYGMFTTSVGLEQLELVQAAKK; via the coding sequence ATGATTAAAATTAGTTCCAAGAGTCTTGAAGATCTTGAGTTTCCTGCAGTTTGCAACCAAATAAGCGAATTCTGTATTACGGGACTGGGAAAAGAAAAAGCTCTTAATATTCAACCTTTTCCAAATTATAAAAAAACCGTATTCGGTCTGGATCAAACCAACGAGTACTTTAATTCCAAAACAAAGGATCAGCCTATACCTAATCATGGGTTTGATGCTATACAGCAAGAGATAAAACTGTTGGGAATTGAAGGATCGGTTATTGAGATAGGTGGATTCCGAAAGATCTCGGCAATCACCGAAACTGTTAATACCCACCTTAAATACTTCAAAAAGTATTCTGAAGATTATCCTGCTCTTTCCGAAACTGTTTCACATCTGGAATTTGATTTAAGTTTATTGAATCAGATCAACGCAGTTATAGACAAGTTTGGAGAAATGAAAGATGATGCTTCTCCCCTTCTTCAGGATTTGCGCAGATCTATCAATTCGGTAAGGAGTAAGATAAATTCAAGCTTTAATTCTGCACTTTCTACCTACAATTCCTATGGTTATCTGGATGAGATCAGAGAAAGTGTGATGGAAAATGTTAGAGTTCTCGCTGTAAAATCCATGTATCGCCGTAAAGTCAAAGGTGGTATCATGGGGAATTCTAAAACCGGTAGCATTGTTTACATTCAGCCGGAAGCCACCTATAAATACACAAGAGAATTAAATAATCTTCAGTATGAGGAAAAAGAAGAAGTAAAAAGGATCCTTAAAGCCTTAACTGAATTTACACGACCCTATCTTGAAACTTTAAAAGAGTATCAGGAACTTTTAAGTGATCTGGATGTGATTGCAGCAAAATCCAAGTATGCTGAAAAGATAAATGGAGTCCTACCCAAGATCACTAAATCCAGAGAACTTCAATTAAAAGAAGCCTATCACCCTCTGCTTTATATTAACAATAAGAAAAAGGGAGAAAAAACCTTTCCCCAAAATATAGAACTGGCTGAAAATAACCGGATCATGGTAATTTCAGGGCCAAATGCCGGGGGTAAAAGTATCACACTTAAAACAGTGGGTTTACTGCAGGTAATGCTTCAAAGCGGAATGCTAATTCCGGTTCATGAGTATAGCCGAATGTGCATCTTTAAAAAGGTGCTTACAGATATTGGGGATAATCAATCAATAGAAAATCACTTAAGTACTTATAGTTACAGACTTAAGAACATGAACAGATTCCTGAGAAAATGTGACGATAAAACACTTTTCCTAATCGATGAATTTGGAACAGGAAGTGATCCCGAACTCGGAGGTGCTCTGGCTGAAACTTTCCTCGAGGTCTTTTATGAAAAAGGTTCCTATGGGATCCTTACTACGCATTATGCTAATTTAAAAAAGCTGGCCAGTGAGTTACCAGATATGAGCAATGCGAATATGATGTTTGATAGCCGAACTCTTGAGCCGGTATACAAACTCCAGACCGGTGAGGCAGGAAGTTCATTTACTTTTGAAGTGGCTCAGAAGAATGGTATCCCTTATAGTCTTATTAATCGCTCTAAAAAGAAAGTTGAAAGAGGAAAGATCTGTTTTGACAGAAGTATTGCCAAACTTCAGAAGGAACGCTCTGTATTGCGTAAAACAACAGATTCCTTAAAAGAGAAAGAAGATAAGGCAGCTGCTCAAAAAGATAAACTTGAAGAAGTAAATTCAAGGATCCAACAGAAACTTGAGAGCTATCAGGAGCTTTATGATTCCAATCAGCGGCTTATATATTTAGGTCAAAAGATTAACGATATAAGCGAAAAATATTTCAATAATAAGAAGAAAAAGGAATTAATAGGTGAATTCCTGAAACTTGTAGAAATTGAGAACTCAAAGCGGAAAAAAGAGAACGCAAAACAACAAAAAGCAAAAAAGGCAAAGGAGCGTAAATTAAAGCAGGAAGTTGAGAAAAAGATAAAACCGATAAGAGAAAAGAAGCAGGAGGAGAAAAAGAAAGAAAATGAAATAAAAAAACAGGAGGCTAACAAACCTAAAGCAAAACTAAAGATAGGTGACCTTGTGCGTCTTGAAGATGGAAAGGCCGTCGGTTCTATTGATAGTATTGAAAAAGGTAAAGCCATCGTGAACTACGGAATGTTCACGACTTCTGTTGGATTGGAACAGTTAGAACTCGTCCAGGCAGCTAAGAAATAA
- a CDS encoding uracil-DNA glycosylase, producing the protein MNVRIHESWKKELNQEFDKDYFQELTGIVKQEYSEYTCYPPVEEIFAAFDHSPFDATKVVILGQDPYHGEGQANGLCFSVRDGIQYPPSLRNIFREIENDLNKPIPQTGNLEKWADQGVLLLNATLTVRASEAGSHQGKGWEKFTNSVIRLISEKKEKIVFLLWGGYAKKKAKLIDSSKHLILTSGHPSPLSANRGYWFGNSHFSKTNEFLKTNGKDPIDW; encoded by the coding sequence ATGAACGTAAGAATACACGAAAGCTGGAAAAAAGAACTTAATCAGGAATTTGATAAGGACTATTTTCAGGAATTAACTGGCATCGTTAAACAGGAATACTCGGAGTATACATGTTATCCTCCAGTCGAGGAGATCTTCGCTGCTTTTGATCATTCTCCATTTGATGCAACCAAAGTGGTTATCTTAGGACAGGATCCATATCATGGGGAAGGTCAGGCCAATGGACTTTGTTTTTCCGTTCGGGACGGCATACAATACCCACCATCTTTAAGGAATATTTTCAGGGAAATAGAAAACGACCTTAATAAACCGATACCCCAAACAGGTAATTTAGAGAAATGGGCAGATCAGGGTGTTTTACTCTTGAATGCCACACTTACGGTTAGAGCGAGTGAGGCGGGTTCACATCAGGGAAAAGGATGGGAGAAATTTACAAATAGCGTCATCCGCCTAATCTCTGAAAAAAAGGAAAAAATCGTCTTTCTATTATGGGGCGGTTATGCAAAGAAAAAAGCTAAATTAATAGATAGCTCTAAACATTTAATCTTAACCAGCGGTCACCCGTCACCTTTAAGTGCAAACAGGGGGTATTGGTTCGGGAATTCTCATTTTAGTAAAACCAATGAATTCCTTAAAACCAATGGTAAAGATCCCATAGATTGGTGA
- a CDS encoding thiol-disulfide oxidoreductase DCC family protein: protein MIPKNKKIVLFDGICNLCNNSVQFIIKHDKKDAFRFASLQSEIGKNLLIERGLDPQELDSIILIEPGIAYYKKSTAALEIARSLDGAYPLLKHFLVLPEKLRDIIYDLIARNRYKWFGKRDSCMIPDPELNSKFLN, encoded by the coding sequence ATGATCCCTAAAAATAAAAAAATTGTATTGTTTGATGGTATTTGTAACCTGTGCAATAATTCAGTGCAATTCATCATAAAACATGATAAAAAGGATGCCTTTAGATTTGCCTCTCTTCAAAGCGAAATTGGTAAAAACTTATTGATTGAGCGTGGTTTAGATCCTCAAGAACTGGATTCTATAATTCTTATTGAACCGGGTATAGCCTATTATAAAAAATCTACGGCTGCTCTGGAGATCGCCAGAAGTCTTGATGGCGCCTATCCCCTGCTAAAACATTTTCTGGTATTACCTGAAAAGTTGAGAGATATAATTTATGACCTGATCGCGAGAAACAGATATAAATGGTTCGGGAAAAGGGATTCGTGTATGATCCCAGATCCCGAATTAAATTCCAAATTTCTGAATTAA
- a CDS encoding dicarboxylate/amino acid:cation symporter encodes MKKLALHWQILLGMASGVVFALILTNFSWGAEFVSDWIKPFGNIFINALKLIAVPLILASLIKGISDLKDISKLSKMGTRTIATYIVTTVIAVTIGLLMVNLIAPGKAISEETRSDLIASYEGDASVRISDAQKQKDAGPLQALEDLVPSNIFGAASDNANMLQVIFFAIFFGLGLILIPEKTAKPVKDFFDGFNEVILKLIDLIMLTAPYGVFALLAALVVESPSADLFAALAMYALTVLIGLALMIGVYILLVWVFTKNKPSFFINGIAPAQLLAFSTSSSAATLPVTMERVEEHMGVHKEVTSFVLPIGATINMDGTSLYQAVAAVFIAQAFGMDLSIGAQLGIIATATLASIGSAAVPGAGMVMLVIVLAQAGIPEAGLALIFAVDRPLDMCRTTVNVTGDAAVSLMVAKSVNMMGPPNVKEWDDDYHPETESITKTEEV; translated from the coding sequence ATGAAAAAATTAGCACTGCATTGGCAGATCTTATTAGGAATGGCTTCAGGGGTTGTCTTTGCATTGATTTTGACTAATTTTAGCTGGGGCGCCGAATTTGTTAGTGACTGGATAAAACCCTTCGGTAACATCTTTATCAATGCATTAAAACTAATAGCAGTGCCTTTGATCTTAGCATCTCTAATCAAAGGGATTTCAGATCTAAAGGATATTTCAAAATTATCCAAAATGGGTACGCGAACCATTGCTACCTATATCGTTACTACAGTGATCGCGGTTACAATTGGGCTTCTAATGGTGAATCTCATAGCCCCCGGAAAAGCAATTTCTGAGGAAACCCGGAGTGATCTTATCGCGAGTTATGAAGGCGATGCTTCTGTAAGGATCTCAGACGCTCAAAAACAAAAAGACGCGGGCCCACTTCAGGCTCTGGAAGATCTTGTACCAAGTAATATTTTTGGCGCAGCCAGCGACAATGCTAATATGCTGCAAGTGATATTCTTTGCAATTTTCTTCGGTTTGGGATTGATCCTTATACCGGAAAAAACGGCAAAACCCGTTAAGGACTTTTTTGACGGCTTTAATGAAGTAATCCTTAAGCTGATCGACCTAATCATGCTCACGGCGCCATACGGTGTGTTTGCATTACTTGCGGCATTGGTTGTAGAATCACCAAGTGCCGACCTTTTTGCAGCACTAGCGATGTACGCCTTAACGGTGTTGATCGGGCTTGCATTAATGATAGGTGTTTATATTTTGCTGGTATGGGTATTCACAAAGAACAAGCCATCATTTTTTATAAACGGTATCGCTCCGGCGCAATTACTTGCGTTTTCCACGAGTTCAAGTGCAGCTACACTTCCGGTAACTATGGAGAGAGTTGAAGAACATATGGGGGTGCATAAAGAAGTTACAAGCTTTGTTCTTCCAATTGGCGCGACAATAAATATGGATGGTACAAGTTTATATCAGGCTGTCGCCGCTGTATTCATTGCACAGGCATTTGGAATGGATCTTAGTATAGGCGCTCAGCTTGGAATCATTGCTACGGCAACTCTGGCCTCAATTGGATCGGCCGCTGTTCCGGGAGCTGGAATGGTTATGTTGGTAATTGTATTGGCACAGGCTGGTATTCCTGAGGCAGGATTAGCCCTAATTTTTGCAGTAGACAGACCATTGGATATGTGCCGAACTACTGTAAACGTTACGGGTGATGCAGCAGTTTCTTTGATGGTAGCAAAATCTGTAAATATGATGGGCCCACCTAATGTTAAGGAATGGGATGATGATTACCATCCTGAAACGGAAAGCATTACAAAAACCGAAGAGGTTTAA
- a CDS encoding substrate-binding domain-containing protein: MKTIKVGGVPEHFNLPWHLCIEQGKFKDEDINLIWKDFPEGTGAMCKALRSGEIDAAVILTEGITRDIINGNESKIIQTYIGSPLIWGIHVAADSKYKNIQDLKGTKAAISRKGSGSHLMSYVNAQHKEWDLKSLSFEIVNNLDGAIKALKEDKAQYFMWEHFTTKPLVDNKTFRLIADCPTPWPCFVIAARDESIRANPKRLKRMLKVLNAETRDFKQQKNIDITLSERYEQKLEDIRKWLDLTRWSQEQISDKEINEVMEQLQILGLIDKKVDTSKLLHNL, translated from the coding sequence TAAAAGTAGGCGGAGTACCTGAACACTTTAATCTTCCATGGCATTTGTGTATAGAACAGGGGAAATTTAAAGATGAAGATATCAACCTGATCTGGAAAGATTTTCCTGAAGGCACTGGAGCCATGTGTAAGGCTTTAAGAAGTGGAGAAATTGATGCCGCAGTGATCTTAACCGAAGGAATCACCAGGGATATTATAAATGGGAATGAAAGCAAAATTATACAAACCTATATTGGAAGTCCGCTAATTTGGGGAATTCATGTAGCTGCAGATTCAAAATACAAGAACATTCAGGATCTGAAGGGAACCAAAGCTGCAATAAGCAGAAAAGGTAGTGGATCACATTTAATGTCTTATGTAAATGCACAGCACAAGGAATGGGATCTTAAAAGTTTGTCTTTTGAAATAGTAAATAATCTGGATGGAGCTATAAAAGCTTTGAAAGAAGATAAGGCTCAATACTTTATGTGGGAACATTTCACAACAAAACCACTTGTAGATAATAAAACCTTCAGATTAATAGCCGACTGTCCAACTCCCTGGCCATGCTTTGTGATCGCAGCGCGGGATGAAAGCATACGGGCAAATCCGAAGAGACTTAAAAGAATGTTGAAGGTATTGAACGCAGAAACCCGGGACTTTAAGCAACAAAAGAACATAGATATTACTCTTTCTGAAAGGTATGAACAAAAACTAGAGGATATCAGAAAATGGCTGGACCTCACAAGATGGAGTCAGGAGCAGATCTCAGATAAGGAAATAAATGAAGTAATGGAACAGTTACAAATATTAGGGCTTATTGATAAAAAAGTGGACACCTCCAAGCTACTGCATAATTTGTAA